The following proteins come from a genomic window of Kitasatospora sp. NBC_01246:
- a CDS encoding NAD(P)/FAD-dependent oxidoreductase, with amino-acid sequence MPAEPTREHDVLVIGAGVSGLACALDLRGAGLDVLLVEQAEAVGGRVRTDRRAGFLLDHGFQVFNTSYPQVKRRLRLADLRLRPFTPGVLVQTPRGRLRFTDPTRRPRDAADLLPGRLGSARDIAALGLLGARDALLPPALLRRGRDTSTRSALAASGISPALVEDFLRPFLSGVFLEEELETSARYFHLVWRSMLRGTLCLPDAGIGAVPAQLAAGLPAGVLRLGTPVRELTAAGAALTDGTELPARAVVVATGPGAAAALLPGLAVPATRTVTTLYHAAPVPPLAEPTLLVDSARRVLNTVVLSEVAPGYATDGRALVATSVLGAADHREAEVRSTLAGLYGTDTSGWEHLASYTVREALPAMPAPWPLIRPSRFGAGRYVCGDHRATGSLQGAMASGTRAAREVLQDLGR; translated from the coding sequence ATGCCGGCAGAGCCCACCCGAGAACACGACGTCCTGGTGATCGGCGCGGGGGTGTCCGGCCTCGCCTGCGCCCTCGACCTGCGCGGGGCCGGCCTCGACGTGCTCCTGGTGGAGCAGGCCGAGGCGGTCGGGGGGCGGGTGCGCACCGACCGGCGTGCCGGCTTCCTGCTGGACCACGGCTTCCAGGTGTTCAACACCTCCTACCCGCAGGTGAAGCGGCGGCTGCGACTGGCGGACCTGCGGCTGCGTCCGTTCACCCCGGGTGTGCTGGTGCAGACCCCGCGCGGCCGGCTCAGGTTCACCGATCCCACCCGGCGCCCCCGGGACGCCGCGGACCTGCTGCCCGGCCGGCTCGGGTCCGCCCGGGACATCGCCGCGCTCGGCCTGCTCGGCGCCCGGGACGCCCTGCTGCCGCCCGCCCTGCTCCGCCGGGGCCGGGACACCTCCACCCGGTCGGCGCTCGCCGCGTCGGGGATCTCGCCCGCGTTGGTGGAGGACTTCCTCCGGCCGTTCCTGTCCGGCGTCTTCCTGGAGGAGGAGCTGGAGACCTCCGCGCGCTACTTCCACCTGGTCTGGCGCAGCATGCTGCGCGGCACCCTCTGCCTGCCGGACGCCGGCATCGGCGCGGTGCCCGCGCAGCTCGCGGCGGGCCTGCCGGCCGGGGTGCTGCGGCTCGGCACGCCGGTGCGGGAGCTGACGGCGGCCGGGGCGGCGCTCACCGACGGGACCGAACTCCCGGCCCGGGCCGTGGTGGTGGCCACCGGTCCGGGCGCGGCCGCGGCGCTGCTGCCGGGGCTGGCGGTGCCGGCCACCCGTACGGTGACCACGCTGTACCACGCGGCGCCGGTGCCCCCGCTGGCCGAGCCGACCCTGCTGGTGGACTCCGCGCGGCGCGTGCTGAACACGGTGGTGCTCAGCGAGGTCGCGCCGGGGTACGCGACGGACGGCCGGGCACTGGTCGCCACCTCGGTACTGGGGGCGGCGGACCACCGGGAGGCCGAGGTGCGGTCCACGCTGGCCGGGCTGTACGGGACGGACACCTCGGGCTGGGAGCACCTCGCCTCGTACACCGTGCGGGAGGCGCTGCCGGCGATGCCGGCGCCGTGGCCACTGATCCGCCCGAGCCGGTTCGGCGCGGGGCGCTACGTGTGCGGGGACCACCGGGCGACCGGCTCGCTTCAGGGGGCGATGGCCTCCGGGACGAGGGCGGCGCGTGAGGTCCTCCAGGACCTGGGCCGCTGA
- a CDS encoding MFS transporter has product MIVLFAVACGTAVANVYFAQPLLATIGHDLAMSPALVGGVVTLTQVGYGVGLLLLVPLGDVVDRRRLIVAQLLLLVVALAAVALAPTATLLLAGTAAMGLLAVVTQTLVAFAASLAPPDRRGGVVGLVTSGVVIGILLSRTAAGLVADLAGWRSVYLASAGLTALLALVLHLVLPRRSAFPPTSLRYGQLLRSTVTLFARERVLRVRALLGLLIFAAFSTLWSSVALPLSDPPFSLSHTAIGALGLVGAVGALAATAAGRLNDRGLARRTTGIALALLAASWLPLAFTRSSLWALVVGVVLLDLAVQAVHVTNQTLIYALRPDAGSRLIGGYMVFYSIGSATGAIAATSLYAVAGWGAVCTLGATFSCLAFALWALTRSDIPAPGTPGDGAPGVRGGLAGRDPAAERR; this is encoded by the coding sequence ATGATCGTCCTGTTCGCCGTGGCCTGCGGGACGGCGGTGGCCAACGTCTACTTCGCCCAACCGCTCCTCGCGACCATCGGCCACGACCTCGCCATGAGTCCGGCACTGGTCGGCGGCGTCGTCACGCTCACCCAGGTCGGCTACGGGGTGGGCCTTCTCCTCCTCGTACCGCTGGGTGACGTCGTCGACCGCAGACGGCTCATCGTCGCCCAACTGCTCCTCCTAGTGGTGGCGCTGGCAGCGGTCGCGCTCGCCCCCACCGCGACGCTCCTGCTCGCGGGGACGGCCGCGATGGGGCTTCTCGCCGTCGTCACCCAGACCCTGGTGGCCTTCGCGGCGTCCCTGGCGCCACCCGACCGCCGGGGAGGGGTCGTCGGTCTCGTGACCAGCGGCGTGGTCATCGGGATCCTGCTCTCCCGCACCGCCGCCGGCCTCGTCGCCGACCTCGCCGGCTGGCGCTCCGTCTACCTCGCCTCGGCGGGGCTGACCGCCCTGCTCGCGCTGGTCCTGCACCTGGTGCTGCCGCGCCGCAGCGCCTTCCCGCCGACCTCCCTGCGGTACGGACAGCTGCTGCGCTCCACGGTCACCCTGTTCGCGCGGGAACGCGTCCTGCGGGTCCGGGCCCTGCTCGGCCTGCTGATCTTCGCCGCCTTCAGCACCCTGTGGAGCAGCGTCGCACTGCCGCTCAGCGACCCGCCGTTCTCCCTCTCCCACACCGCGATCGGGGCGCTCGGACTGGTCGGAGCCGTCGGCGCGCTCGCGGCGACCGCGGCGGGCCGGCTGAACGACCGCGGACTCGCCCGACGGACCACCGGGATAGCCCTGGCGCTGCTCGCCGCCTCCTGGCTGCCGTTGGCCTTCACCCGAAGCTCACTCTGGGCCCTGGTGGTCGGTGTCGTCCTCCTCGACCTCGCGGTGCAGGCGGTCCACGTCACCAACCAGACCCTGATCTACGCGCTGCGCCCGGACGCGGGCAGCCGGTTGATCGGCGGGTACATGGTCTTCTACTCGATCGGCAGCGCCACCGGGGCGATCGCCGCGACCTCCCTCTACGCGGTCGCCGGCTGGGGTGCCGTCTGCACGCTGGGCGCCACGTTCAGCTGCCTCGCGTTCGCGCTCTGGGCGCTCACCCGTTCCGACATCCCAGCACCCGGCACGCCCGGGGACGGTGCGCCGGGGGTTCGCGGCGGCCTCGCCGGCCGGGATCCTGCCGCCGAGCGGCGGTGA
- a CDS encoding winged helix-turn-helix transcriptional regulator gives MVARTRFDDSDCPVARSVDAIGDWWSLLIVRDAFDGSRRFGEFQRSLGVAKNILTARLRALVAGGILDTVPASDGSAYREYVLTPKGNALFPVIVALRQWGEQNFFAPEEPHSRLVDRRHGQALRALEVRSADGRRLNPDDTTVHKVS, from the coding sequence ATGGTGGCAAGGACACGCTTCGACGACAGCGACTGCCCCGTCGCGCGATCGGTGGACGCGATCGGCGACTGGTGGTCCCTCCTGATCGTGCGGGACGCCTTCGACGGGAGCCGTCGCTTCGGGGAGTTCCAGCGCAGCCTCGGCGTGGCGAAGAACATCCTGACCGCCCGCCTGCGGGCCCTCGTCGCCGGCGGCATCCTCGACACCGTGCCCGCCTCGGACGGAAGCGCCTACCGCGAGTACGTCCTGACCCCGAAGGGCAACGCCCTCTTCCCCGTCATCGTGGCGCTGCGGCAATGGGGCGAACAGAACTTCTTCGCCCCGGAGGAGCCGCACTCGCGGCTGGTCGACCGCCGGCACGGACAGGCCCTGCGCGCGCTCGAAGTCCGATCGGCGGACGGCCGCCGCCTGAACCCCGACGACACCACCGTCCACAAAGTGTCCTGA